A section of the Canis lupus baileyi chromosome 5, mCanLup2.hap1, whole genome shotgun sequence genome encodes:
- the TRIM63 gene encoding E3 ubiquitin-protein ligase TRIM63 isoform X1 has protein sequence MDYKSSLIQDGNPMENLEKQLICPICLEMFTKPVVILPCQHNLCRKCANDIFQAANPFWTNRVGSVSMSGGRFRCPSCRHEVIMDRHGVYGLQRNLLVENIIDIYKQECSSRPLQKGSHPMCKEHEDEKINIYCLTCEMPTCSMCKVFGAHKACEVAPLQSVFQGQKTELSNCISMLVAGNDRMQTIITQLEDSCRVTKENSHHVKEELSQKFDVLYAILDEKKSELLQRITREQEDKLSFIEGLIQQYREQLDKSTKLVETAIQSLDEPGGAIFLLSAKQLIKSIVEASKGCQLGKTEQGFENMDYFTLDLEHIANTLRAIDFGTDEEEEEFIEEEEDQEEEESTERKEEGHQ, from the exons ATGGATTATAAATCAAGCCTAATCCAGGATGGGAACCCCATGGAGAACCTGGAGAAGCAGCTCATCTGTCCTATCTGCCTGGAGATGTTTACCAAGCCGGTGGTCATCTTGCCTTGTCAGCACAACCTCTGCCGGAAGTGTGCCAATGACATTTTCCAG GCCGCGAACCCCTTCTGGACCAACCGGGTTGGCTCCGTGTCCATGTCTGGAGGCCGTTTCCGCTGCCCTTCCTGCCGCCACGAGGTGATCATGGATCGTCACGGAGTGTACGGCCTGCAACGGAATCTGCTGGTGGAGAACATCATTGATATCTACAAGCAGGAGTGCTCCAG TCGGCCCCTGCAGAAGGGCAGTCACCCCATGTGCAAGGAGCATGAAGACGAGAAAATCAACATCTATTGCCTCACGTGTGAGATGCCCACGTGCTCCATGTGCAAGGTGTTTGGGGCTCACAAGGCCTGTGAGGTGGCCCCCCTGCAGAGCGTCTTCCAGGGACAAAAG ACGGAGCTGAGTAACTGTATCTCCATGCTGGTAGCGGGGAATGACCGGATGCAGACCATCATCACTCAGCTGGAGGACTCCTGTCGAGTGACCAAG GAGAACAGTCACCACGTGAAGGAAGAGCTGAGTCAGAAGTTTGACGTACTGTATGCTATCCTGGACGAGAAGAAGAGTGAGCTGCTGCAGCGGATCACGCGGGAGCAGGAGGATAAGCTCAGCTTCATTGAGGGCCTCATCCAGCAGTACCGGGAGCAGCTGGACAAGTCCACTAAGCTGGTGGAGACGGCCATCCAGTCCCTGGATGAGCCTGGTGGGGCGATCTTCCTTTTG AGCGCCAAGCAACTCATCAAAAG CATTGTGGAAGCTTCCAAGGGTTGTCAGCTGGGGAAGACAGAACAGGGCTTTGAAAACATGGACTACTTTACTTTGGACTTGGAGCACATAGCAAACACCCTGAGGGCCATCGACTTTGGGACAG atgaggaagaggaagagttcattgaagaagaagaagatcaggaagaggaagagtccacagagagaaaggaagaag ggCACCAGTAA
- the TRIM63 gene encoding E3 ubiquitin-protein ligase TRIM63 isoform X2, whose amino-acid sequence MSGGRFRCPSCRHEVIMDRHGVYGLQRNLLVENIIDIYKQECSSRPLQKGSHPMCKEHEDEKINIYCLTCEMPTCSMCKVFGAHKACEVAPLQSVFQGQKTELSNCISMLVAGNDRMQTIITQLEDSCRVTKENSHHVKEELSQKFDVLYAILDEKKSELLQRITREQEDKLSFIEGLIQQYREQLDKSTKLVETAIQSLDEPGGAIFLLSAKQLIKSIVEASKGCQLGKTEQGFENMDYFTLDLEHIANTLRAIDFGTDEEEEEFIEEEEDQEEEESTERKEEGHQ is encoded by the exons ATGTCTGGAGGCCGTTTCCGCTGCCCTTCCTGCCGCCACGAGGTGATCATGGATCGTCACGGAGTGTACGGCCTGCAACGGAATCTGCTGGTGGAGAACATCATTGATATCTACAAGCAGGAGTGCTCCAG TCGGCCCCTGCAGAAGGGCAGTCACCCCATGTGCAAGGAGCATGAAGACGAGAAAATCAACATCTATTGCCTCACGTGTGAGATGCCCACGTGCTCCATGTGCAAGGTGTTTGGGGCTCACAAGGCCTGTGAGGTGGCCCCCCTGCAGAGCGTCTTCCAGGGACAAAAG ACGGAGCTGAGTAACTGTATCTCCATGCTGGTAGCGGGGAATGACCGGATGCAGACCATCATCACTCAGCTGGAGGACTCCTGTCGAGTGACCAAG GAGAACAGTCACCACGTGAAGGAAGAGCTGAGTCAGAAGTTTGACGTACTGTATGCTATCCTGGACGAGAAGAAGAGTGAGCTGCTGCAGCGGATCACGCGGGAGCAGGAGGATAAGCTCAGCTTCATTGAGGGCCTCATCCAGCAGTACCGGGAGCAGCTGGACAAGTCCACTAAGCTGGTGGAGACGGCCATCCAGTCCCTGGATGAGCCTGGTGGGGCGATCTTCCTTTTG AGCGCCAAGCAACTCATCAAAAG CATTGTGGAAGCTTCCAAGGGTTGTCAGCTGGGGAAGACAGAACAGGGCTTTGAAAACATGGACTACTTTACTTTGGACTTGGAGCACATAGCAAACACCCTGAGGGCCATCGACTTTGGGACAG atgaggaagaggaagagttcattgaagaagaagaagatcaggaagaggaagagtccacagagagaaaggaagaag ggCACCAGTAA